A genome region from Arachis duranensis cultivar V14167 chromosome 8, aradu.V14167.gnm2.J7QH, whole genome shotgun sequence includes the following:
- the LOC107462553 gene encoding uncharacterized protein LOC107462553, giving the protein MASKLVLIIVFVFDLIAFGLAVAAEQRRSTARVVQDKEVNYNYCVYDSDIATGYGVGAFLFLMVSQVLIMVASRCFCCGKALTPSGSRACAIILFIICWVFFFIAEVCLLAGSVENAYHTKYRTLFVENPPSCETVRKGVFAAGAAFTFFTAIVSEFYYINYSSARDKFNSYPGAEAGVGMGTYK; this is encoded by the exons ATGGCTTCCAAGCTCGTTCTCATCATTGTCTTCGTCTTTGACTTGATTGCTTTTGGTTTAGCTGTGGCTGCTGAACAGAGAAGAAGCACT GCTAGAGTTGTTCAGGACAAAGAAGTGAACTACAATTACTGTGTCTATGACTCAGACATAGCAACTGGCTATGGTGTTGGTGCATTTCTGTTCCTCATGGTTAGTCAAGTACTCATAATGGTGGCGAGTCGATGCTTCTGTTGTGGGAAGGCTTTAACCCCCAGCGGTTCGAGGGCCTGCGCCATCATCCTTTTCATAATCTGCTG GGTGTTTTTCTTCATAGCTGAGGTGTGCTTGTTGGCTGGATCAGTTGAAAATGCATACCACACCAAATACAGAACCCTCTTTGTGGAGAACCCGCCTTCATGCGAGACAGTTAGGAAGGGAGTTTTCGCGGCCGGCGCCGCATTCACCTTCTTCACTGCCATAGTCTCTGAGTTCTACTACATCAACTACTCAAGTGCTAGGGACAAGTTCAATTCATATCCTGGTGCTGAAGCTGGTGTGGGCATGGGAACCTACAAATGA
- the LOC107479763 gene encoding vicilin-like seed storage protein At2g18540 gives MSSRDTNGGALPTKKLASLERGEEDDSPPSSKRDSQKAREDSESDSETERKHKSSLRRKSRRDSSDSEDEKSRRRKRKSWRRYSSDESSDSGSDSEEGESESSGSEYSDSESESEGERRERKRREKRRRREKEEERERRKRKREKEKKRRKKEKEEERRKKEKRKMKKKEKKERGKKGAVTNLWGKYGVIRETDMWTKRPEFTAWLAEVKQVNLENLANWEEKQMFKQFMEDHNTATFPSKKYYNLDAYYRRQMEKDMKKGIKKVRASERTVFNDEEQRRQELLQAREKHKEEQVIALKHSMQSGMAQAMKEQAQLREEMAYQYKLGNFEAAAAIQRRLDPDAAL, from the exons ATGTCGTCGAGAGACACCAACGGAGGCGCTCTGCCGACGAAGAAGCTGGCAAGCTTAGAGAGAGGCGAAGAAGACGATTCTCCACCATCGTCGAAGAGAGATTCCCAGAAAGCGCGGGAAGATTCGGAATCAGACTCGGAAACGGAGAGAAAGCACAAGAGCAGTTTGAGGAGGAAATCGCGACGAGATAGTTCGGATTCAGAGGATGAGAAATCGCGTAGGAGGAAGAGGAAGTCGTGGAGGAGGTACAGCAGCGACGAGAGCTCCGATTCCGGTTCGGATTCGGAGGAGGGAGAGTCGGAGAGTTCAGGTTCGGAGTATTCGGATTCGGAGTCGGAGAGCGAAggagagaggagggagaggaagaggagagagaagcgaaggaggagagagaaggaggaagagcgagagaggaggaagaggaagagggagaaagagaagaagagaaggaagaaggagaaggaggaggagagaaggaagaaggagaagcggaagatgaagaagaaagagaagaaggagagaGGGAAGAAAGGTGCAGTCACAAATTTGTGGGGAAAATATGGTGTCATAAGAGAAACTGATATGTG GACCAAACGACCAGAGTTCACTGCATGGTTGGCAGAAGTAAAGCAG GTGAATCTTGAGAATCTGGCGAATTGGGAAGAAAAGCAGATGTTCAAACA ATTCATGGAGGATCACAACACAGCTACCTTCCCTTCCAAAAA GTACTACAACCTCGATGCTTATTACAGGCGTCAAATGGAAAAGGATATGAAGAAAGGTATTAAGAAGGTCCGGGCATCAGAACGTACTGTTTTTAACGATGAAGAACAGCGCAG GCAAGAATTGTTGCAAGCACGTGAAAAGCATAAGGAAGAGCAAGTGATTGCTTTGAAGCACTCTATGCAAAGTGGAATG GCACAGGCAATGAAAGAGCAAGCTCAACTGAGGGAGGAAATGGCATACCAATACAAGCTTGGTAACTTTGAG GCTGCTGCTGCTATCCAGAGAAGGTTGGATCCTGATGCTGCTTTGTAG